The following coding sequences are from one Cydia splendana chromosome 15, ilCydSple1.2, whole genome shotgun sequence window:
- the LOC134797518 gene encoding zinc finger CCCH domain-containing protein 13-like — protein sequence MHNGCLLLLAFVAVFQPIASYTERGLVNGRQERCDYRTSVHDPELNFHGTYRFNKPAVEDRRLNQRDDIRQLRRNGVKEETLRIASSSDRRLADTVERERITLTRFSSDRIGNDALLRREIRNTRPVSSNRDERKQEIRRKRLSTAQESDQARFSGRRENSRLSVDENRSQRHDNKRFNERISVESRRDTRDNGINADKQRVREHREVRFDTNRARDNGASSLIEGRIAREAVQKMDTRRPVSRIQPDRNADRETLNRRSSREISSSTSGDRVNRASDNEGSRFVVEQRQRDSQIRLTVERRNNRDSASRRVLDDRISETRRNAQQAPSADTRREIRDTENEARLARAVRSVDDRVIRKELSRSRIFKREMAAENQRNARSMVASLERSTEYRKDSRREFSKRVLENRNIETATRQSIHNIRAAETRKAIRNPEMDFRIFELNAKRTVETCVHDREPSSEHRMSRITRERSQENRRLTRNVRSQTIRTERVEEDRQEARNVGIRAFRTERSDESGRDARNFEVRAFRNERAVRSQRDSRSVGTRSSPTERSEFRTERTDESRRDARTAGIRAFRSGRTDENQRNTQSADIRTDARSNGVLVFRTERTEKGRQHGRAIESATYRRDTQGIERQTRSLDRVTDSRRDSQNNNRDARIQERTLESRRMVRNIVSRAEDERANNRRATRSLERHIRSMGRESYMESRLNRDSRTFTLDRRSEETRRGSDRAIERQDKRDSLENRRIFTFQRESRRDTQRTLDRDNLARRHMETESRNSFDTEFARKREFQSMSRNTAQTENETTMMNWQYILYTLQGLYICGLLIQLGGSAEKKTRVSWWPAPQHLIKVD from the exons ATGCATAACGGGTGTCTACTGCTTCTTGCCTTTGTCGCGGTATTCCAGCCGATTGCTTCGTACACTGAGCGCGGCCTCGTTAATGGAAGGCAGGAACGCTGTGACTATCGGACATCGGTGCACGACCCGGAACTCAACTTTCATGGAACTTACCGCTTTAACAAACCTGCCGTGGAAGATCGCCGCCTAAACCAGAGGGACGATATTCGTCAGCTCCGCCGTAATGGAGTGAAGGAAGAAACACTTCGTATCGCTTCATCTTCAGACAGGCGGCTTGCTGATACCGTGGAAAGGGAGAGGATTACGTTGACGAGGTTTTCTAGCGATCGCATCGGAAACGACGCTCTCCTACGCCGCGAAATTCGCAATACACGTCCCGTTTCCAGTAACCGTGACGAGCGGAAGCAAGAAATCCGACGTAAGCGCCTTTCAACAGCGCAAGAATCCGACCAAGCTCGCTTCTCTGGCCGCCGAGAGAACAGCAGATTGTCTGTAGATGAAAACCGTTCTCAAAGACACGATAACAAGCGCTTCAATGAAAGGATTTCAGTGGAATCTCGACGAGATACCCGAGACAATGGAATCAATGCAGACAAGCAACGAGTTCGAGAACATCGGGAAGTACGTTTTGATACCAACCGAGCGAGAGATAATGGAGCAAGCAGTTTGATAGAAGGTCGTATTGCGAGAGAGGCTGTTCAAAAGATGGACACGCGGCGTCCTGTGTCCAGAATTCAACCGGACCGCAATGCGGACCGTGAAACTCTTAACCGACGTTCCAGCAGGGAAATAAGCTCGTCAACCTCGGGCGATAGGGTAAATCGAGCTAGTGACAATGAAGGGTCGCGATTCGTCGTCGAACAAAGACAGCGTGATTCTCAGATCCGACTAACAGTTGAACGAAGAAATAACCGAGATTCTGCCAGCCGCAGAGTTCTAGATGATCGTATCTCAGAAACTCGCAGAAACGCTCAACAAGCCCCATCTGCTGACACCCGAAGGGAAATCCGAGATACCGAAAATGAAGCTAGACTGGCGAGAGCAGTAAGATCCGTAGATGATCGTGTTATCCGAAAGGAACTTAGTAGGTCCAGGATATTTAAGCGTGAAATGGCTGCAGAAAACCAAAGGAATGCTCGAAGCATGGTGGCATCACTAGAACGAAGCACTGAATATCGAAAGGACTCCAGAAGAGAGTTTTcaaagcgagttttagaaaaccGTAATATTGAAACAGCAACTCGACAAAGCATTCATAATATTCGTGCAGCGGAAACACGGAAGGCAATCCGAAATCCCGAAATGGATTTCCGTATCTTTGAATTAAATGCCAAACGCACTGTGGAAACCTGCGTTCACGATCGAGAACCGTCGAGTGAACACCGAATGTCTCGAATCACAAGAGAGCGATCACAGGAAAATCGACGGCTTACTCGCAATGTTCGATCCCAAACTATAAGAACTGAACGCGTTGAAGAAGACCGACAAGAAGCTCGTAACGTTGGAATCCGAGCTTTTAGAACTGAGCGATCTGACGAGAGCGGACGGGACGCTCGAAATTTTGAGGTCCGAGCATTCAGAAATGAACGCGCTGTTAGAAGCCAGCGAGATTCTCGCTCTGTTGGAACACGATCGTCCCCAACTGAACGCTCTGAATTCAGGACTGAGCGCACTGACGAAAGTCGACGTGATGCTCGCACT GCTGGAATACGAGCATTCAGATCTGGGCGCACTGATGAAAACCAAAGAAATACTCAAAGCGCTGACATTCGAACAGATGCTCGAAGTAATGGAGTCCTTGTATTTAGGACTGAACGAACTGAGAAAGGCCGTCAACATGGTCGAGCTATTGAAAGCGCTACTTATCGTCGGGACACTCAGGGCATTGAAAGGCAAACTCGTTCACTTGACCGTGTCACTGATTCCCGTCGGGACAGTCAAAATAATAACAGGGATGCTCGTATCCAGGAAAGGACACTTGAAAGCCGCCGCATGGTTCGAAATATTGTATCTCGAGCTGAAGATGAACGAGCTAATAACCGAAGAGCTACTCGTAGCCTAGAAAGACACATTCGATCAATGGGACGTGAAAGCTATATGGAAAGCCGTTTGAACCGAGATTCCAGAACATTCACGCTGGATCGCCGATCAGAAGAAACGAGGCGTGGATCTGATCGTGCGATTGAACGTCAAGACAAACGCGACTCGCTTGAAAACAGGCGCATTTTCACCTTTCAGCGAGAATCGCGGAGGGACACCCAAAGGACCCTTGATAGAGACAACCTTGCAAGACGACATATGGAAACTGAATCTCGAAACAGCTTCGACACAGAGTTTGCCAGAAAGCGAGAATTCCAGAGCATGTCCAGGAACACCGCCCAAACCGAGAATGAGACAACCATGATGAACTGGCAGTACATTTTGTACACACTGCAAGGACTTTACATTTGCGGGCTGCTGATTCAGTTGGGCGGGAGCGCCGAAAAGAAAACCAG GGTATCTTGGTGGCCGGCGCCTCAGCATCTCATCAAAGTGGATTAA
- the LOC134797611 gene encoding inhibitor of growth protein 3 isoform X2, translated as MLYLEDYLEMIEHLPQELRDRFTEMREMDLSVQSNMDTLEKRVRTLFGGCRRGEVDTDQANTEFSDIKRGYNKTLEEADEKVALANQMSELVDRYLRRLDTELHKFKCELEADNKGITELLEKRSLELDVNTNHTSTSNNNHYKDSRYRFREKRRDSWGSRESRAVAAGNSLSRTDTAIQNALGRDSYSLGQATNAIAAAASQAIAATQQMQQGRRTAAMKSTYEAVAGELHAHAAHALHDHHSLHAGHSAAHAHSSAGAGASNKRHKQKKSYSTMAPAAASAAHAQHTLAPAASRSSSPTQVMNNVVNSVAIEEPMEEEWTYDPNEPRYCICNQVSYGDMVACDNQDCPYEWFHYPCVGITAPPKGKWYCPQCQTNMRRNRAHRKN; from the exons ATGCTGTATTTAGAAGACTATTTGGAAA tGATCGAACATCTTCCTCAAGAATTGAGAGATCGATTTACAGAAATGCGTGAAATGGATTTATCCGTCcaaagtaa TATGGATACTCTGGAAAAACGGGTTCGGACTTTATTTGGTGGTTGTCGCAGAGGGGAAGTAGACACTGACCAGGCCAACACAGAGTTCTCAGATATAAAGAGAGGTTACAACAAGACTCTTGAAGAAGCTGATGAAAAAGTTGCATTAGCTAACCAGATGTCTGAACTAGTGGACCGTTATTTAAGACGACTAG ACACAGAACTGCATAAATTCAAGTGTGAGCTTGAGGCGGACAATAAGGGGATCACAGAACTGTTGGAGAAGAGGTCACTGGAGCTCGACGTCAACACCAACCACACCAGCACATCCAACAACAACCATTACAAGGATAGCAG GTATCGGTTCCGCGAGAAGCGCCGCGACAGCTGGGGCTCGCGCGAGTCGCGCGCCGTGGCGGCCGGCAACTCCCTGTCTCGGACCGACACCGCTATACAA AACGCATTGGGTCGCGATTCGTATTCCTTGGGGCAAGCCACAAACGCTATAGCTGCAGCGGCTAGCCAGGCTATCGCGGCCACGCAACAG ATGCAGCAAGGGCGGCGCACGGCCGCCATGAAGAGCACGTACGAGGCGGTGGCCGGCGAGCTGCACGCGCACGCCGCGCACGCGCTGCACGACCACCACTCCCTCCACGCCG GTCACAGCGCGGCGCACGCGCACTccagcgccggcgccggcgcttCCAACAAACGACACAAGCAAAA GAAAAGCTACAGTACGATGGCGCCCGCGGCGGCGTCCGCGGCGCACGCGCAGCACACGCTCGCGCCCGCCGCCAGCCGCTCCTCCTCGCCCACGCAAGT AATGAACAATGTTGTGAACAGCGTAGCGATCGAGGAGCCTATGGAGGAAGAATGGACCTACGATCCCAACGAGCCTCGCTACTGCATCTGCAACCAGGTCTCCTACGGGGACATGGTTGCCTGCGATAATCAAGAC TGTCCCTATGAATGGTTCCACTACCCATGTGTGGGCATCACGGCTCCGCCGAAAGGCAAGTGGTACTGCCCGCAATGCCAAACCAACATGCGACGCAACAGAGCACACCGCAAGAACTAA
- the LOC134797548 gene encoding calcyclin-binding protein — translation MSAKITELKSDIEELNDLLKLAKRKKVQDVLSLEIRKLETELISLKDKESEKAAAAAADSAPTTSNAPSGSQKRYQIKLNGYGWDQSEKYVKVFVTLKNVQNVPKEQVYCKLTEHSMELHVDNLENKDYVLVINKLLEPIVVEDSHWKQKTDMVVIFLAKAQPNVKWSHMTSLEKKADDQHKNRFKTDDMMDKKDPQESIMSLMKNMYETGDDEMKRMISKAWYEGQQKKKTGIDSMEL, via the exons ATGTCAGCGAAAATAACCGAG TTGAAGAGCGACATCGAAGAGCTAAATGATTTGCTGAAGCTTGCAAAACGCAAAAAAGTACAAGATGTACTGTCGCTCGAAATCCGGAAACTGGAAACTGAGTTGATCAGCTTGAAAGATAAAGAGAGCGAGAAGGCTGCTGCGGCAGCTGCTGATTCTGCTCCTACCACTTCTAACGCACCGTCTGGTTCACAGAAACGttatcaaattaaattaaatggatATG GTTGGGATCAATCTGAAAAGTATGTCAAAGTATTTGTGACCTTGAAAAATGTCCAGAACGTCCCGAAAGAGCAGGTGTACTGCAAGCTGACGGAGCACTCCATGGAGCTGCATGTGGACAACCTGGAGAACAAGGACTATGTGCTGGTGATCAACAAGCTGCTGGAGCCTATTGTTGTGGAAGACAGCCATTGGAAACAGAAAACAG acaTGGTGGTGATCTTCCTTGCAAAGGCTCAACCAAACGTAAAATGGTCACACATGACCAGCCTTGAGAAGAAAGCTGATGACCAACACAAGAACCGCTTCAAGACTGATGACATGATGGACAAGAAGGATCCACAGGAATCCATCATGAGTTTGATGAAAAACAT GTACGAAACTGGCGATGATGAAATGAAGAGAATGATTTCCAAAGCTTGGTATGAAGGACAACAGAAGAAAAAGACAGGTATAGATTCAATGGAACTGTAG
- the LOC134797515 gene encoding group XIIA secretory phospholipase A2, with the protein MEIPYRKIFIYILTFAAYAYTGIGSSMLRNLKDAVLSAESVFGDLFRNTITVAEKFKSLHEIFDAAVEEECIFSCPEGQKPVRNRNHIPKSDGCGSLGFEISSEYLPLEQMTNCCNTHDICYDTCNSGKEVCDLEFKKCLYNYCDSYKSVNVAGETITKGCKAAAKLLFTGTLTLGCKSYLDAQKNACYCPPPKNKYRKYTTGDGEL; encoded by the exons ATGGAGATCCCTTataggaaaatatttatatacatattaaccTTCGCAGCCTATGCATACACTGGTATAGGCTCGAGCATGTTACGGAATTTAAAAGATGCAGTATTGTCCGCTGAATCAGTTTTCGGAGACTTATTTCGCAATACTATCACGGTCGCTGAAAAGTTCAAATCATTGCACGAAATATTCGATGCAGCTGTGGAAGAGGAATGTATATTCTCATGTCCTGAAG GCCAAAAACCAGTCAGAAATAGAAATCATATTCCGAAGTCTGATGGCTGTGGTTCCCTTGGGTTTGAAATTTCGTCAGAATATTTGCCACTGGAGCAGATGACCAATTGCTGCAACACACACGACATCTGCTACGACACGTGCAACAGTGGCAAAGAAGTGTGTGATCTAGAATTCAAGAAATGTTTATACAATTACTGTGATTCTTACAAATCGGTGAATGTTGCCGGTGAAACAATAACTAAAG GTTGTAAAGCAGCAGCTAAATTGCTCTTCACAGGCACACTGACCCTCGGCTGCAAGTCCTATCTGGATGCACAGAAAAATGCCTGCTACTGTCCACCTCCAAAGAACAAGTATAGAAAATATACAACAGGAGACGGAGAACTTTAG
- the LOC134797611 gene encoding inhibitor of growth protein 3 isoform X1 yields the protein MLYLEDYLEMIEHLPQELRDRFTEMREMDLSVQNSMDTLEKRVRTLFGGCRRGEVDTDQANTEFSDIKRGYNKTLEEADEKVALANQMSELVDRYLRRLDTELHKFKCELEADNKGITELLEKRSLELDVNTNHTSTSNNNHYKDSRYRFREKRRDSWGSRESRAVAAGNSLSRTDTAIQNALGRDSYSLGQATNAIAAAASQAIAATQQMQQGRRTAAMKSTYEAVAGELHAHAAHALHDHHSLHAGHSAAHAHSSAGAGASNKRHKQKKSYSTMAPAAASAAHAQHTLAPAASRSSSPTQVMNNVVNSVAIEEPMEEEWTYDPNEPRYCICNQVSYGDMVACDNQDCPYEWFHYPCVGITAPPKGKWYCPQCQTNMRRNRAHRKN from the exons ATGCTGTATTTAGAAGACTATTTGGAAA tGATCGAACATCTTCCTCAAGAATTGAGAGATCGATTTACAGAAATGCGTGAAATGGATTTATCCGTCcaaa aTAGTATGGATACTCTGGAAAAACGGGTTCGGACTTTATTTGGTGGTTGTCGCAGAGGGGAAGTAGACACTGACCAGGCCAACACAGAGTTCTCAGATATAAAGAGAGGTTACAACAAGACTCTTGAAGAAGCTGATGAAAAAGTTGCATTAGCTAACCAGATGTCTGAACTAGTGGACCGTTATTTAAGACGACTAG ACACAGAACTGCATAAATTCAAGTGTGAGCTTGAGGCGGACAATAAGGGGATCACAGAACTGTTGGAGAAGAGGTCACTGGAGCTCGACGTCAACACCAACCACACCAGCACATCCAACAACAACCATTACAAGGATAGCAG GTATCGGTTCCGCGAGAAGCGCCGCGACAGCTGGGGCTCGCGCGAGTCGCGCGCCGTGGCGGCCGGCAACTCCCTGTCTCGGACCGACACCGCTATACAA AACGCATTGGGTCGCGATTCGTATTCCTTGGGGCAAGCCACAAACGCTATAGCTGCAGCGGCTAGCCAGGCTATCGCGGCCACGCAACAG ATGCAGCAAGGGCGGCGCACGGCCGCCATGAAGAGCACGTACGAGGCGGTGGCCGGCGAGCTGCACGCGCACGCCGCGCACGCGCTGCACGACCACCACTCCCTCCACGCCG GTCACAGCGCGGCGCACGCGCACTccagcgccggcgccggcgcttCCAACAAACGACACAAGCAAAA GAAAAGCTACAGTACGATGGCGCCCGCGGCGGCGTCCGCGGCGCACGCGCAGCACACGCTCGCGCCCGCCGCCAGCCGCTCCTCCTCGCCCACGCAAGT AATGAACAATGTTGTGAACAGCGTAGCGATCGAGGAGCCTATGGAGGAAGAATGGACCTACGATCCCAACGAGCCTCGCTACTGCATCTGCAACCAGGTCTCCTACGGGGACATGGTTGCCTGCGATAATCAAGAC TGTCCCTATGAATGGTTCCACTACCCATGTGTGGGCATCACGGCTCCGCCGAAAGGCAAGTGGTACTGCCCGCAATGCCAAACCAACATGCGACGCAACAGAGCACACCGCAAGAACTAA
- the LOC134797517 gene encoding large ribosomal subunit protein uL13, with protein sequence MTGFSNKAIVIDGRGHLLGRLAAVIAKVLLEGNKVVVVRCEQLNISGNFFRNKLKFMSFLRKRCNVNPARGPFHFRAPSKILWKTVRGMIPHKTERGKDALRRLRSYDGCPPPYDNRRRVVVPAALRVFCLKPGRKYCHVGRLSHEVGWKYREVVRKLEDKRKFKAVHKVAYERKLKKITKDAGAKVTKATAPFTAVIQSYGYN encoded by the exons ATGACGGGCTTTAGCAATAAG GCCATTGTGATCGATGGCCGTGGCCATCTGCTCGGCCGCCTGGCCGCCGTCATCGCTAAGGTCCTCTTGGAGGGCAACAAAGTCGTCGTTGTTCGTTGCGAACAACTTAACATCTCTGGCAACTTCTTCAG GAACAAGTTGAAGTTCATGTCATTCCTGCGCAAGCGGTGCAATGTGAACCCTGCTCGTGGGCCATTCCACTTCAGAGCTCCCTCCAAAATCCTGTGGAAGACTGTCAGAG GAATGATCCCCCACAAGACGGAGCGCGGGAAGGACGCGCTCAGGAGGCTGCGTTCGTACGACGGCTGCCCGCCGCCCTACGACAACCGCCGCCGCGTGGTCGTGCCCGCTGCCCTCCGCGTCTTCTGCCTGAAGCCTGGCCGCAAG TACTGTCACGTCGGACGCCTGTCACACGAGGTCGGCTGGAAGTACCGCGAGGTGGTCCGCAAACTTGAGGACAAGAGAAAGTTCAAGGCTGTCCACAAGGTCGCCTACGAAAGGAAGCTGAAG AAAATCACCAAGGACGCCGGCGCGAAGGTCACGAAGGCGACAGCGCCTTTCACGGCAGTCATCCAATCCTATGGATACAATTAG
- the LOC134797516 gene encoding myotrophin-like — MSELVWGIKNGDIDQVKDIIENKKIDVNALLDGRVPLHYAADYGQTAVLNYLLDKGADPNMVDKHGISVILAAIWEGHTDCVKTLLKHGASKDGKTPDGTPYIEAAEKDEIKELLT, encoded by the exons ATGAGTGAATTAGTTTGGGGTATCAAAAACGGCGACATAGATCAAGTGAAAGACATTATAGAAAACAAG aaAATAGATGTAAATGCACTGCTGGACGGGCGAGTACCCCTACACTATGCGGCTGATTATGGACAGACAGCTGTACTGAACTACTTGCTGGATAAGGGGGCAGATCCCAAT ATGGTTGACAAACATGGTATATCTGTGATATTGGCAGCCATATGGGAAGGCCACACCGATTGTGTAAAGACATTGCTGAAACAT GGTGCTTCAAAGGATGGAAAAACCCCAGATGGAACCCCATACATAGAAGCCGCTGAAAAGGATGAGATCAAGGAATTGCTAACATAG